One window from the genome of Aricia agestis chromosome 22, ilAriAges1.1, whole genome shotgun sequence encodes:
- the LOC121737976 gene encoding sprouty-related, EVH1 domain-containing protein 1 — MTEASENECLVRVRAQVMCRDEATGGWVALGGGGLADVVLGRRARRRTSVACETATSSASHEYYIHGRRISDNVVVLECTLMRDFDYHKVMPTFHHWVTDGRKFGLTFQTAADARAFDKVVRVLTEGKSGCSGLWPSLPYPDGQRPLDREEDEENNIFECLDLPTESRSSSENSSASRGRSQLSQTPILAPIAPRHPLADTMNPPNDADDSDQGCPYVHLQAVHEYTYPGGHSERSSPNKPSLLRRDSDPLKKSPPLPTKKEGAAPIPARLKCRHCHEWYMESANGAGACEYAPDCFKSCIETVTCIKGAQCVMYHCMSDAEGNFNQPCACGPPDTHCSKRWFAITLMSFIMPCLWCYPPLRLTHRLAKHLRLAGGQHAPQ; from the exons TGAATGCCTGGTGCGGGTCCGCGCGCAGGTGATGTGCCGGGACGAGGCGACGGGCGGCTGGGTGGCGCTCGGGGGCGGCGGGCTGGCCGACGTCGTGCTCGGCCGGCGCGCCCGGCGACGGACCTCGG TGGCGTGCGAGACCGCTACCTCGTCAGCCTCGCACGAGTACTACATCCACGGACGCCGGATCAGCGACAATGTG GTCGTGCTCGAATGCACGTTGATGCGAGACTTCGATTATCACAAGGTGATGCCAACATTCCACCACTgggtgacagacggacggaagTTCGGCCTGACCTTTCAGACGGCGGCCGACGCGAGAGCCTTCGATAAGGTCGTGAGAGTGCTCACTGAGGGGAAATCTG GCTGCAGCGGTCTGTGGCCGTCACTGCCGTACCCAGACGGACAACGACCGCTGGACAGGGAGGAGGACGAGGAGAACAATATATTTGAA TGTCTCGACCTGCCCACGGAGTCGCGCTCCAGCTCCGAGAACTCGTCCGCCAGCCGGGGCCGCTCGCAACTCTCGCAGACGCCCATACTCGCGCCCATCGCGCCCCGCCACCCGTTAGCAG ACACGATGAACCCGCCTAACGATGCCGATGATTCTGATCAGGGTTGCCCCTACGTGCATCTACAGGCG GTGCACGAGTACACGTATCCAGGCGGACACAGCGAGCGCTCGTCGCCTAATAAGCCGTCGCTGCTGCGACGGGATTCCG ACCCGCTGAAGAAGTCGCCGCCACTGCCAACGAAGAAGGAGGGCGCCGCGCCAATACCCGCTAGGCTGAAGTGCAG ACACTGCCACGAGTGGTACATGGAGTCTGCGAACGGCGCGGGCGCGTGCGAGTATGCCCCGGACTGCTTCAAGTCCTGCATAGAGACCGTCACCTGCATAAAGGGCGCGCAG TGCGTGATGTACCACTGCATGTCTGATGCTGAGGGGAACTTCAACCAGCCCTGCGCTTGCGGGCCGCCCGATACGCACTGCTCCAAACG ATGGTTCGCCATAACGCTGATGTCGTTTATAATGCCGTGTCTGTGGTGCTACCCGCCGCTTCGTCTCACCCACCGGCTGGCCAAGCACCTCCGTTTAGCGGGGGGACAGCACGCGCCTCAATAG